In one window of Phalacrocorax aristotelis chromosome W, bGulAri2.1, whole genome shotgun sequence DNA:
- the LOC142049704 gene encoding LOW QUALITY PROTEIN: la-related protein 6-like (The sequence of the model RefSeq protein was modified relative to this genomic sequence to represent the inferred CDS: deleted 2 bases in 1 codon) gives MSSGSSGVASGLASQPSCSTPQLEQRSSFPEGTSFHLPPQSRSLALIREEDFLNSFNGSFSDESDVCGADLLDCSSSAPDPQLVRRIVSQVEFYFSDENLSKDAFLLKHVQNNKMGFVSIKLLTSFKEMKYLTRDWRLTLYALQFSELLEVNKEGTKVRRRVPLSESLRSFSPSKLLLAWELLPIQNNFMETIVSMFSPFGAIVSIRILQPGRKLPSDVRKYTSLFPELLRKRCALVEYDRLGSARRAFEHLGCRSHQCGESIRVVWLCWKVSKKEPQNKREVAKKLGHQWDWKAQAAATTFPDGIGGSLLYRSPESGNAPVSPSLLLNTEPSAPTCPCSTFQPRDFSNTFTRSLLTRKVFPPLGMGLGTGGCHGFCSNTEWPHGCGWGSRVDTWAPRGSRPALHATPPPRNSLAGNRVPEPLGLRGGVLRLPNGPDGTKGFSSSMGRGKLTLQH, from the exons ATGTCATCAGGTAGTTCCGGGGTGGCCTCAGGGCTcgcttcccagcccagctgcagcacccctcaGCTGGAACAAAGGAGTTCCTTCCCGGAAGGAACT TCCTTCCACCTTCCACCGCAGAGCCGCTCGCTCGCCCTGATCAGAGAGGAGGACTTCTTAAATAGCTTCAATGG gagcttCTCTGATGAAAGCGATGTCTGTGGGGCTGATCTGTTGGACTGCAGCTCCTCCGCCCCCGACCCGCAGCTGGTCCGGAGAATTGTGTCCCAGGTGGAGTTCTACTTTTCTGATGAGAACCTGTCCAAggatgctttccttctgaaacatgtcCAAAACAACAAGATGGGCTTCGTCAGCATCAAACTGCTGACGTCCTTCAAGGAG ATGAAATACCTGACGCGTGACTGGCGGCTCACACTCTACGCCCTGCAGTTCTCGGAGCTGCTGGAAGTGAACAAGGAGGGCACCAAAGTGAGGCGGCGGGTCCCCCTTTCCGAGTCCCTGCGGAGCTTCTCCcccagcaaactgctgctggcctgggagctgctgccgaTCCAGAATAACTTCATGGAGACCATCGTGAGTATGTTCAGCCCCTTTGGTGCCATTGTATCCATCCGCATCCTGCAGCCGGGCCGCAAGCTGCCCTCGGATGTGCGGAAATACACGTCGCTCTTCCCCGAGCTGCTGAGAAAGCGCTGTGCCCTGGTGGAGTACGATAGGCTGGGGAGCGCCCGCAGGGCCTTTGAGCACCTCGGCTGCCGAAGCCACCAGTGCGGTGAGAGCATCAGggtggtctggctctgctggaaggtCTCCAAGAAGGAACCTCAGAACAAGAGGGAGGTGGCGAAGAAGCTGGGCCACCAGTGGGATTGGAAGGCGCAGGCGGCGGCCACGACCTTCCCCGATGGCATTGGGGGCTCCCTGCTCTACCGCTCTCCGGAGTCAGGCAATGCTCCAGTGTCACCGTCCCTGCTCCTGAACACGGAACCCtcagcacccacctgcccatGCAGCACCTTCCAGCCCAGGGACTTTAGCAACACCTTTACAAGATCGCTCCTCACCAGGAAAGTCTTCCCCCCACTCGGGATGGGCTTGGGCACCGGTGGCTGCCATGGCTTCTGCTCCAACACAGAGTGGCCCCACGGCtgcggctgggggagcagggtggATACCTGGGCACCCAGGGGCAGCAGGCCTGCTCTGCATGCCACACCTCCTCCCAGAAATTCCCTGGCAGGAAATCGGGTGCCTGAGCCCCTTGGCCTGCGGGGTGGGGTGCTTCGCCTGCCCAATGGCCCTGATGGCACCaagggcttcagcagcagcatggggagaggaaagcttACCCTCCAGCACTGA